One genomic segment of Aquipluma nitroreducens includes these proteins:
- a CDS encoding alpha-L-rhamnosidase has translation MKSIRFIGLSLLALITIQTQAQQSQVSNLQCEYLVNPIGIDATTPRLHWQMIDNREGALQSAYQLIVGTDSLQVANENGNCWDTGKVSGSEMLISYQGKALQPFTKYFWKVALWDNSQQKLAPSAVASFETGMMKISNWKGEWISDSKDIALKPAPYFRKQFQPSGKVKSARVYLAAAGLYELSINGQRVGDHRLDPMYTRFDRRTLYVTYDVTSLMNSKDVVMGVLLGNGWYNHQSTAVWYFDQAPWRDRPKFCLDLRITYQDGHEEIIASGTDWKTSLSPIIFNSIYTAEHQDARISQPGWDSAGFDDSKWKNAIPVNAPSQNIVSQQLQPIRFVEEITPANVNKINELKTIYNLGRNISGISRISVKGEKGTEIRLIHGERLNPDGSVDQSNINVHYRPTDDKDPFQTDICILNGDGVETFWPHFNYKGFQYLEVASDRPVEIQSLTGIFMHSDVPPVGQVNSSNETLNKIWKATNVSYLSNLFGYPTDCPQREKNGWTGDAHIASETGLYNFDGITIYEKWLADHRDEQQPNGVFPAIIPTSGWGYTWANGPDWTSTIAIIPWNIYLFYGDSKLLADCYPNLKRYVDHIADISPNGLTDWGLGDWVPVKSVTPKELTSSIYYYVDATILAKAAKLFGKEDDFRKYTELATTISSAINAKYLNPESGMYGTGLQTELSAPLFWGIVPETLKSKVAENLANRVIADGKHIDVGLLGCKTILNALSENGYSDLAYEVAAQESFPSWGWWIVNGATSLYENWPIDAKSDISLNHIMFGEIGAWYYKALGGMKPDQENPGFKNVLLEPHFVKGLNSFEASHDGPYGKIQSSWKRVKNTINYQVVVPANSTATLKLSGKRIILEGRELSVRNDQQLIQNLKAGKYEFKIVQ, from the coding sequence ATGAAATCAATCCGATTCATTGGCCTTTCTTTATTGGCACTAATCACTATTCAAACACAAGCTCAGCAAAGTCAGGTCTCCAATTTACAATGCGAATATCTCGTAAATCCAATTGGAATCGACGCAACGACACCTCGCCTGCACTGGCAAATGATTGACAATCGTGAAGGTGCATTGCAATCTGCTTATCAGCTGATTGTTGGAACCGACTCGCTTCAGGTAGCAAATGAAAATGGTAATTGCTGGGATACCGGAAAAGTTTCAGGATCGGAAATGCTGATTTCTTATCAGGGAAAAGCTTTACAGCCATTTACCAAATATTTTTGGAAGGTGGCTTTGTGGGATAACAGCCAGCAAAAGTTAGCTCCATCGGCTGTTGCCAGTTTCGAAACCGGAATGATGAAAATCAGCAATTGGAAAGGCGAGTGGATTTCGGATTCGAAAGATATTGCCCTGAAGCCAGCGCCGTATTTTCGGAAACAGTTTCAACCTTCAGGAAAAGTGAAAAGTGCGCGTGTTTATTTGGCCGCGGCAGGTTTGTACGAGCTTTCAATCAACGGACAGCGCGTGGGCGATCACCGGCTCGACCCGATGTACACTCGTTTCGATCGCCGGACGTTGTATGTGACTTACGATGTCACTTCGCTCATGAATTCGAAAGATGTGGTGATGGGTGTTTTGCTTGGAAACGGTTGGTATAACCACCAATCGACCGCGGTTTGGTATTTCGACCAGGCTCCATGGCGCGACCGCCCCAAATTCTGTCTCGATTTACGAATCACCTATCAGGATGGACACGAAGAAATTATTGCTTCAGGAACCGATTGGAAAACTTCGCTGAGCCCGATTATTTTCAATAGCATTTATACGGCAGAACATCAGGATGCTCGGATTAGTCAGCCCGGTTGGGATAGTGCTGGTTTCGACGATTCGAAATGGAAAAATGCTATTCCAGTCAATGCTCCTTCACAAAATATTGTTTCCCAACAGTTGCAACCGATCCGTTTTGTGGAAGAAATTACTCCGGCAAATGTGAATAAAATAAATGAGCTAAAAACCATATATAATCTGGGGCGGAATATTTCAGGAATTAGCCGCATCAGCGTAAAAGGTGAGAAGGGAACTGAAATCAGATTAATACATGGCGAACGGTTAAATCCGGATGGTTCGGTTGATCAGTCGAACATTAATGTGCATTACCGCCCAACTGACGACAAAGATCCGTTTCAAACAGATATTTGCATTTTAAATGGCGATGGCGTGGAAACGTTCTGGCCTCATTTTAATTACAAAGGTTTTCAGTATTTAGAAGTTGCGAGTGATCGCCCGGTTGAAATCCAAAGCCTGACCGGAATTTTTATGCACAGCGATGTGCCTCCGGTTGGACAGGTGAACAGCTCGAACGAAACCCTGAATAAAATCTGGAAAGCTACCAATGTTTCCTACTTATCGAACTTGTTTGGCTATCCAACCGATTGTCCACAGCGCGAAAAGAACGGTTGGACTGGCGATGCGCACATTGCCAGCGAAACGGGTTTGTATAATTTCGATGGCATAACCATTTACGAAAAATGGTTGGCCGATCACCGCGACGAACAGCAACCCAATGGCGTTTTCCCAGCCATCATTCCGACCAGCGGATGGGGCTATACCTGGGCCAATGGTCCTGACTGGACAAGCACGATTGCCATCATCCCGTGGAACATTTACCTGTTTTACGGCGATTCGAAATTGCTGGCCGATTGTTATCCCAATCTGAAACGATATGTCGATCATATTGCGGACATAAGTCCGAATGGTCTTACTGATTGGGGACTGGGCGATTGGGTGCCAGTAAAATCGGTTACGCCAAAAGAACTGACTTCATCGATTTATTACTATGTGGATGCAACTATTCTGGCCAAAGCCGCCAAACTGTTTGGAAAAGAAGATGATTTCAGGAAATATACAGAACTGGCCACGACGATTTCTTCAGCTATTAATGCCAAGTACCTGAATCCCGAAAGCGGAATGTATGGAACTGGTTTGCAAACCGAATTGAGCGCTCCGCTTTTCTGGGGAATAGTTCCAGAAACCCTGAAATCGAAAGTGGCCGAAAACCTCGCCAATCGGGTAATTGCTGACGGGAAACACATTGATGTAGGCTTGCTTGGCTGTAAAACTATTTTAAATGCGCTGAGCGAAAACGGCTACTCCGATCTGGCATACGAAGTGGCGGCTCAGGAATCATTTCCATCGTGGGGCTGGTGGATTGTAAACGGTGCTACTTCGCTCTACGAAAACTGGCCGATTGATGCTAAAAGTGATATTTCGCTTAACCACATCATGTTTGGCGAAATAGGAGCGTGGTATTACAAAGCTTTAGGCGGAATGAAGCCGGATCAGGAAAACCCAGGGTTTAAAAATGTACTGCTCGAACCGCATTTTGTTAAGGGATTGAATTCGTTTGAAGCCAGTCATGACGGTCCTTACGGAAAGATCCAGTCGAGTTGGAAACGTGTTAAAAATACGATCAATTACCAAGTGGTTGTTCCTGCTAACAGCACAGCAACTTTAAAACTTTCAGGAAAGAGGATAATTCTGGAAGGTAGGGAACTTTCAGTGAGAAATGATCAACAACTCATTCAAAACCTGAAAGCCGGCAAATATGAGTTTAAAATAGTCCAATAG
- a CDS encoding (Fe-S)-binding protein: MAVDLFIPCFIDQIYPDTAFNVVKILRKAGLEVNYNPEQTCCGQPAFNSGYWDETKTLAKKFILDFPNDRHIVSPSASCTGFIKNYYPDLFKTGQAGFEDYQRLNRNLFELTDYLVNHLKFTDFGAEFPHKVCYHDACTALREYGIRQEPRLLLSKVKGLELVEMEDTETCCGFGGTFSAKFTAISSAMTEQKVENALKTGAEYIISTESSCIMNLEGYILKNNLPIKPIHIADILASGWE; the protein is encoded by the coding sequence ATGGCTGTCGATCTTTTTATACCGTGTTTTATCGATCAAATTTATCCTGACACGGCGTTTAATGTGGTTAAAATCCTCCGGAAAGCCGGACTGGAAGTAAACTACAATCCGGAGCAAACATGCTGCGGACAACCAGCTTTTAACAGCGGCTACTGGGACGAAACCAAGACACTGGCTAAAAAATTCATCCTCGATTTCCCGAATGACCGGCACATTGTAAGTCCTTCGGCCTCGTGTACCGGATTTATCAAAAATTATTATCCCGATTTGTTTAAAACAGGTCAGGCTGGCTTTGAAGATTACCAGCGACTAAATCGGAATTTGTTTGAGCTAACCGATTATTTGGTGAATCATTTAAAGTTCACCGATTTTGGCGCCGAATTTCCGCATAAAGTTTGTTATCACGATGCCTGCACAGCTTTACGCGAATACGGAATCCGACAGGAACCACGCCTTTTGCTCTCGAAGGTGAAAGGATTGGAACTGGTTGAAATGGAAGATACCGAAACCTGCTGCGGATTTGGTGGAACTTTCTCTGCAAAATTCACAGCCATTTCATCGGCCATGACCGAACAGAAAGTAGAAAATGCCCTGAAAACCGGAGCAGAATACATCATTTCAACCGAATCGTCGTGTATTATGAACCTGGAAGGATACATTCTGAAAAATAATTTACCGATCAAACCAATCCATATTGCCGATATTCTGGCTTCAGGATGGGAATAG
- a CDS encoding DUF3795 domain-containing protein produces MEKLISCCGLDCASCDARIATLANDNKLRTQTAEKWKVQFGADITPEMINCTGCREAGVKFAHCAECEIRKCVNSKGYETCANCEKLENCEITKSLHQFVPEALLNLKSLN; encoded by the coding sequence ATGGAAAAATTAATTTCTTGCTGCGGATTAGACTGTGCCAGTTGCGATGCACGGATAGCCACCTTAGCCAATGACAATAAACTACGTACCCAAACCGCCGAAAAGTGGAAAGTTCAGTTCGGTGCCGACATTACACCCGAAATGATCAACTGTACCGGATGCCGTGAAGCCGGGGTTAAATTTGCCCATTGTGCCGAATGTGAAATCAGGAAGTGTGTAAACTCGAAAGGCTACGAAACCTGCGCCAATTGCGAAAAACTGGAAAATTGCGAAATTACCAAAAGCCTGCACCAATTTGTTCCGGAGGCTTTGCTAAATTTAAAATCGCTGAACTGA
- the rlmD gene encoding 23S rRNA (uracil(1939)-C(5))-methyltransferase RlmD: MSYSLHDLITFAENLKIMGRGRKEKPLLEGVIITDIGAEGKAIGRVNDVVVFTTHVIPGDVVDLQVTKKRTKFMEARVTKVITESPDRVPAFCEHFEVCGGCKWQFLPYEKQLFYKQKQVADQLRRIGRVELPEITPIMGSAKTTFYRNKLEFGFSNKRWLTYEEIGTEGDAMNKNALGFHIPGLFDKIININKCWLQADPSNAIRNFIKDYADENGLEFFDRKIQDGLLRNIIVRSSTTGDLMLIVCFFREEEENRIRLMDAIAAEFPQITSLMYVINGKGNDTITDQEILVYKGNDHILEEMEGLKFKIGPKSFYQTNSEQAYELYKVAREFAGLKGNEVVYDLYTGTGTIANFIARNAQKVVGVEYVPEAILDAHVNSELNGISNTSFFAGDMKKILTSDFIAKNGKPDVIITDPPRAGMDEDVVKTILEAAPEKVVYVSCNPATQARDLALMDEMYKVTRIQPVDMFPHTHHVENVVLLEKRML; this comes from the coding sequence ATGTCATATTCTTTGCACGATTTAATTACTTTTGCTGAAAATTTGAAAATCATGGGAAGAGGCCGGAAAGAAAAGCCGTTGTTGGAAGGTGTTATCATTACCGATATTGGTGCTGAAGGAAAAGCAATCGGACGAGTGAACGATGTGGTGGTGTTTACAACACATGTTATCCCTGGTGATGTGGTTGATTTACAAGTGACTAAAAAGCGGACTAAATTCATGGAAGCGCGCGTTACGAAGGTAATCACTGAATCTCCCGATCGTGTTCCGGCTTTTTGCGAACATTTTGAAGTGTGTGGTGGCTGCAAATGGCAGTTTCTCCCGTACGAAAAACAGCTTTTTTACAAACAAAAGCAAGTTGCCGATCAATTGCGACGCATCGGCCGGGTTGAACTTCCTGAAATTACCCCAATTATGGGTTCAGCAAAAACTACTTTTTACCGCAATAAACTCGAATTTGGTTTTTCTAATAAACGCTGGCTGACCTACGAAGAAATTGGCACAGAAGGCGATGCGATGAATAAAAATGCGCTTGGATTTCATATTCCGGGACTGTTCGATAAAATCATCAACATCAATAAATGCTGGTTGCAGGCTGATCCTTCGAACGCAATCCGCAATTTCATTAAGGACTATGCTGACGAAAATGGCCTTGAATTTTTCGATCGGAAAATTCAGGATGGTTTGCTCCGGAACATTATTGTCCGCAGTTCGACAACCGGTGATTTGATGCTGATTGTTTGCTTCTTCCGCGAAGAAGAGGAAAACCGCATTAGACTGATGGATGCGATAGCTGCTGAATTCCCGCAGATTACTTCGCTGATGTATGTGATCAATGGCAAAGGAAACGACACCATTACCGATCAGGAAATATTGGTTTACAAAGGTAATGATCATATTCTGGAGGAAATGGAAGGTCTGAAATTCAAAATTGGACCCAAAAGTTTTTACCAGACTAATTCAGAACAAGCATACGAACTGTACAAGGTAGCCCGTGAGTTTGCCGGACTGAAAGGCAACGAAGTGGTTTACGATTTATACACCGGAACCGGGACCATCGCCAATTTTATTGCCCGGAATGCTCAAAAAGTAGTTGGTGTCGAGTATGTTCCTGAAGCAATTTTGGATGCGCATGTAAATTCGGAACTAAACGGTATCAGCAATACCAGCTTTTTTGCCGGTGACATGAAGAAAATACTGACGAGCGATTTTATTGCTAAAAATGGCAAGCCCGATGTGATTATTACTGATCCGCCGCGCGCCGGAATGGACGAAGATGTGGTAAAAACCATTCTGGAAGCCGCGCCCGAAAAAGTGGTTTACGTCAGTTGCAACCCGGCAACCCAAGCCCGAGATCTTGCCTTAATGGATGAAATGTATAAAGTAACCCGCATTCAGCCAGTCGATATGTTTCCGCACACGCATCATGTGGAGAATGTGGTGTTGCTTGAGAAGCGCATGCTGTAG
- a CDS encoding CvfB family protein: MTEIGKINHLEVVKEVDFGIYLDGGDLGEILMPKRYVPEGTMPGDTLETFIYLDSEDRLVATTEKPLAMVEEFALLQVVSVTPVGAFLNWGLPKDLFVPFREQRQPMEEGKKYLVYVYVDTNTKRIAASSKIEQYLDNIPVDYDLDEEVDLIIVNETDLGYNAIIDNSHFGILYKNEVFQPLNPGDKVQGFIKKIRTDGKIDLCLQKSGYEKISSFVDRIIAELQKNKGFLPLTDKSSPEEIYKTFKISKKNFKAAIGALYKKRFIAIEENGIRLLDIK; this comes from the coding sequence ATGACTGAAATAGGAAAAATAAATCATTTAGAGGTAGTTAAAGAAGTAGATTTTGGTATTTACCTCGATGGTGGCGATCTGGGCGAAATCCTGATGCCCAAACGCTATGTTCCGGAAGGAACCATGCCAGGCGATACGCTTGAAACATTCATATACCTTGACTCCGAAGACCGTTTGGTGGCAACCACCGAAAAACCGTTGGCCATGGTTGAAGAATTTGCCTTGCTTCAGGTGGTTTCGGTTACTCCTGTTGGCGCTTTCCTGAATTGGGGATTGCCCAAAGATTTGTTTGTTCCGTTCCGCGAGCAGCGTCAACCCATGGAAGAAGGCAAAAAATACCTGGTTTATGTGTATGTGGATACCAATACCAAACGTATTGCAGCCTCTTCAAAAATTGAGCAATACCTCGACAACATTCCGGTTGACTATGACCTCGATGAGGAAGTTGACCTCATCATTGTGAACGAAACCGACCTGGGATACAATGCCATTATCGACAACAGCCACTTCGGTATCCTCTATAAAAACGAAGTCTTCCAGCCATTAAATCCGGGCGACAAAGTTCAGGGATTTATTAAAAAAATCCGGACCGATGGCAAAATCGACCTCTGTCTGCAAAAATCAGGATACGAAAAAATCAGTTCATTTGTCGACCGCATCATCGCTGAGCTTCAGAAAAACAAAGGATTTTTACCGCTAACAGATAAAAGCTCACCTGAAGAAATCTACAAGACCTTTAAAATCAGCAAAAAGAATTTCAAGGCAGCTATTGGTGCGCTGTATAAGAAAAGGTTTATCGCGATCGAAGAAAATGGCATCCGACTGTTAGATATAAAATAA
- a CDS encoding TolB family protein: protein MKPSIILLFCMLTVNSFAQKSIGIFQSCKDIGSPKLTGSASYDESTQTYTIRGSGYNIWFERDEFNYLYNKLKGDFILTANFEFVGAGTDPHRKIGWMVRASEDANAVHSSAVLHGDGMTVLQWRVLRGAFMRDPEDEIFSPKPNYSILQVERSGKTIIFRAAHPGEPLQVIGSQVMEGLPEEVLAGLFICSHNPDVVETAKIWNVRIDQPVATLYNPDKQGWLGCRMEILNVFDGKRKIILEKDGRFEAPNWMPDGKKLLFNMDGNIYKMPVEGGEIEKLNMGNINRSNNDHVISFDGKMLGISSHREGLNGGGSTVYVLPLEGGTPQLVTEDTPSYLHGWAPNNKEVVYVAQRNGSNIYNIYKNSIKGGNEVALTNNKKGEHVDGCEYSPDGRYIYYNGSQSGTMQLWRMKPDGTEKEQLTFDQYNNWFPHISPDGKWIAFITFEADIEFNSHPSYKRVMLRLMPVSGGAPKVIAYLYGGQGTINVPSWSPDSKHIAFVSNSGKSK, encoded by the coding sequence ATGAAGCCATCAATCATTTTACTTTTCTGTATGCTGACAGTTAACTCATTTGCTCAGAAATCCATCGGTATCTTTCAATCGTGTAAAGATATTGGTTCTCCGAAGTTAACAGGTTCTGCTTCGTACGACGAAAGCACACAAACCTATACAATCAGGGGTTCCGGATACAACATCTGGTTCGAACGTGACGAATTTAATTACCTCTACAACAAGCTGAAAGGTGATTTTATCCTGACTGCCAACTTTGAATTTGTTGGTGCAGGGACAGACCCTCACCGAAAAATAGGTTGGATGGTTCGTGCCTCTGAAGATGCCAATGCTGTTCATTCTTCTGCCGTTTTACACGGCGATGGCATGACTGTTCTGCAATGGCGCGTTCTCAGAGGTGCTTTTATGCGCGATCCTGAAGATGAAATTTTTTCACCCAAGCCAAACTACTCCATCCTTCAGGTAGAGCGTTCAGGCAAAACAATTATTTTCAGGGCTGCTCATCCGGGCGAGCCTTTGCAGGTTATCGGAAGTCAGGTAATGGAAGGACTTCCTGAAGAAGTATTGGCCGGTTTATTTATTTGCTCGCACAATCCGGATGTGGTTGAAACCGCAAAAATTTGGAATGTTCGGATTGACCAGCCAGTAGCTACTTTGTATAATCCAGATAAACAAGGATGGTTAGGCTGTCGCATGGAAATCTTGAATGTATTCGATGGCAAACGGAAGATCATTCTTGAAAAAGATGGACGTTTTGAAGCGCCAAACTGGATGCCCGACGGAAAGAAACTACTTTTCAACATGGATGGAAACATCTACAAAATGCCCGTTGAAGGCGGTGAAATTGAAAAACTGAATATGGGGAATATCAACCGTAGCAACAACGACCATGTCATCTCGTTCGACGGAAAGATGCTTGGAATTAGCAGTCACCGCGAAGGGTTGAATGGAGGCGGTTCAACCGTTTATGTTTTACCTCTTGAAGGCGGAACTCCACAACTAGTTACAGAAGATACTCCATCATACCTTCATGGCTGGGCGCCAAACAACAAAGAAGTGGTTTATGTGGCGCAACGCAATGGCAGTAACATTTATAACATTTACAAAAATTCAATTAAAGGCGGAAATGAAGTCGCTTTAACTAACAATAAAAAAGGCGAACATGTAGATGGTTGTGAATATTCTCCTGATGGTAGATACATTTATTACAATGGCAGTCAATCCGGAACGATGCAATTGTGGCGAATGAAACCCGATGGAACTGAGAAAGAACAACTCACTTTCGACCAATACAATAACTGGTTTCCACACATTTCACCTGATGGTAAATGGATTGCATTTATCACCTTTGAAGCGGATATTGAATTTAATTCTCATCCTTCATACAAAAGGGTTATGCTGCGATTGATGCCTGTTTCGGGAGGCGCGCCTAAAGTAATTGCTTACCTTTACGGCGGACAAGGTACCATCAATGTACCGTCCTGGTCGCCCGACAGCAAGCACATCGCTTTTGTCAGCAATTCAGGAAAAAGTAAATAA
- a CDS encoding DNA topoisomerase 3 yields MKVCIAEKPSVAKELAQIIGATSRRDGYFEGNGYQVTWTFGHLCTLKEPNDYTPQWKAWNFRSLPMIPQKFGIKLIEDDGVKKQFATIEKLMQAAEEVINCGDAGQEGELIQRWVMSKAKCTAPVKRLWISSLTEEAIREGFSHLQSGKKFDNLYAAGSARAIGDWLLGMNATRLYTLKYGQNKQVLSIGRVQTPTLAIIVNRQKEIDAFKPEPYFEIKTIYREATFSAASGRFQNREDAAQVLEEISKDELVVGKIETKNSIEQPLRLFDLTSLQVDCNRKFGMGAEETLRTIQSLYEKKLTTYPRVDTTYLSDDIYPKIPGILKNLKGYETLTAPLLQDKIRKSNKVFDNAKITDHHAIIPTGQYRVDLNQSEKQVFDMVAKRFFSVFYPDCKVANTTVEAKVGSHDFKATGKQILSPGWRTVYMNEKNPVQSDENLLPIFMTGEHGPHEPGLLEKFTQPPKYLTEATLLRAMETAGKSVDDEELRELMKDNGIGRPSTRANIIETLFRRKYVKKEGKRLVATQTGIDLIDSIENELLKSTELTGQWEKKLRLIELGQYDVTHFMDEMKQMVTEVVEQVKRSPRKVFALAPEEPVVQVKKEKAAPAEPTETTCPACKKGTLKKGKNAWGCSDWKEGCRFIIPFEFRSKKLTDAQIKRLAEKGKTALIKGFKQEDDSVDGFLELTSDFKISFSEAEPEKLVCPSCKTGEIVKGNSAWGCSNYRGGCKLRIPFELQGKTLTENQVAQLVLKGQTRPFSLDNAGTKTNGIFRFDSEYRVQFQEK; encoded by the coding sequence ATGAAAGTTTGTATTGCCGAAAAGCCCAGCGTGGCCAAAGAACTTGCTCAGATCATTGGCGCAACCAGCCGTCGCGATGGTTATTTTGAAGGAAATGGATACCAGGTGACCTGGACATTCGGGCATTTGTGTACCCTCAAAGAACCCAACGATTACACCCCGCAATGGAAAGCATGGAATTTCCGTTCACTGCCAATGATTCCGCAAAAATTCGGGATCAAGCTCATTGAAGACGATGGCGTTAAAAAGCAGTTTGCCACCATCGAAAAACTGATGCAGGCTGCCGAAGAGGTGATCAACTGCGGTGATGCGGGTCAGGAAGGAGAATTGATTCAACGCTGGGTCATGTCGAAAGCTAAATGCACAGCTCCAGTGAAACGCCTCTGGATTTCGTCGCTCACCGAAGAAGCCATCCGCGAGGGTTTTTCTCATTTACAGTCCGGGAAAAAATTTGACAATCTCTATGCCGCCGGAAGCGCCCGTGCCATCGGTGACTGGTTGCTAGGGATGAATGCCACACGACTTTACACCCTGAAATACGGCCAGAACAAACAGGTTTTGTCCATCGGAAGAGTACAAACCCCTACCCTTGCCATCATTGTCAACCGGCAAAAGGAAATCGACGCATTTAAGCCTGAACCGTATTTCGAGATCAAAACCATATACCGCGAAGCCACATTCTCGGCGGCTTCTGGTCGTTTCCAGAATCGCGAAGATGCGGCGCAGGTTCTGGAAGAAATAAGTAAAGATGAGCTTGTTGTTGGTAAAATTGAAACTAAAAACAGCATTGAACAGCCACTGAGATTGTTCGATTTAACATCGTTACAAGTCGATTGCAACCGCAAATTTGGCATGGGCGCTGAAGAGACGCTTCGAACCATTCAGTCGCTTTACGAAAAGAAACTGACCACTTATCCGCGTGTTGACACCACTTATCTTTCGGACGATATTTATCCAAAGATTCCCGGAATCCTAAAAAACCTGAAAGGGTACGAAACACTGACAGCGCCTTTACTTCAGGACAAAATACGCAAATCGAACAAGGTTTTCGACAATGCCAAGATTACCGATCACCATGCCATCATCCCAACCGGACAATATCGCGTCGATTTAAACCAGTCGGAAAAGCAAGTTTTTGACATGGTGGCCAAACGGTTTTTTTCGGTATTTTATCCTGATTGCAAAGTGGCCAACACTACCGTTGAAGCCAAAGTTGGCTCGCACGACTTCAAGGCAACCGGCAAACAAATCCTCTCGCCCGGATGGCGCACCGTTTACATGAATGAGAAAAATCCGGTTCAAAGCGACGAAAACCTTCTACCGATTTTTATGACAGGCGAACACGGTCCCCACGAACCCGGATTGCTCGAAAAATTCACCCAACCGCCCAAATACCTGACCGAAGCAACTTTGCTACGTGCCATGGAAACCGCAGGCAAAAGCGTTGACGATGAAGAGTTGCGCGAACTGATGAAAGACAACGGCATCGGTCGCCCATCAACCCGCGCCAACATTATCGAAACGCTCTTCCGGCGAAAATACGTGAAAAAAGAAGGCAAACGGTTGGTTGCCACTCAAACAGGAATCGACCTGATTGACAGCATTGAAAACGAACTCCTGAAATCAACCGAGTTAACAGGACAATGGGAAAAGAAACTGCGCCTGATCGAACTCGGACAGTACGATGTGACTCATTTCATGGACGAAATGAAGCAAATGGTAACCGAAGTGGTCGAGCAAGTGAAACGCTCGCCGCGAAAGGTGTTTGCCCTGGCTCCTGAAGAACCTGTCGTTCAGGTAAAAAAGGAAAAAGCTGCTCCGGCCGAACCAACCGAAACCACTTGTCCGGCTTGCAAAAAAGGAACATTGAAAAAAGGCAAGAATGCATGGGGTTGCTCCGATTGGAAAGAGGGCTGCCGTTTTATTATTCCTTTCGAATTTAGGAGCAAAAAACTCACCGATGCTCAAATCAAACGACTGGCCGAAAAGGGAAAAACCGCACTGATAAAGGGATTCAAGCAGGAAGACGATTCGGTGGATGGCTTTTTGGAATTGACTTCAGACTTCAAAATCAGTTTTTCTGAAGCTGAACCGGAGAAGCTGGTTTGTCCATCGTGCAAAACCGGGGAGATTGTGAAAGGCAACTCAGCCTGGGGATGTTCGAATTACAGAGGAGGCTGCAAACTTCGCATTCCGTTCGAACTTCAGGGTAAAACATTGACTGAAAACCAGGTTGCCCAACTGGTTTTAAAAGGACAAACCCGGCCATTCAGCCTGGATAATGCCGGAACAAAAACAAATGGAATATTCAGGTTTGATTCAGAATATCGGGTACAGTTTCAGGAGAAATAA
- a CDS encoding cold-shock protein, translating into MRSLRPHYFIKIIMNKGTVKFFNESKGFGFITDGESRNEYFVHVSGLNDQIRENDEVTFDLQDGRKGLNAVNVRLA; encoded by the coding sequence ATGCGTAGCTTGCGCCCACATTATTTTATCAAAATTATTATGAATAAAGGAACAGTAAAGTTTTTCAATGAATCTAAAGGTTTTGGATTTATTACCGATGGTGAATCAAGAAACGAGTATTTTGTACATGTATCAGGTTTAAACGATCAGATCAGAGAAAATGACGAAGTAACTTTTGATCTCCAGGATGGACGTAAAGGATTAAATGCAGTAAACGTTAGACTAGCCTAG